A region from the Variovorax sp. V93 genome encodes:
- the cobM gene encoding precorrin-4 C(11)-methyltransferase produces the protein MNERAIAPGSAPAPGTVWFVGAGPGDPELITVKGRGLVERAGAILFAGSLVSEAAMRWARPDCAIADSKDMTLEQMSAWLIAQAARCETVVRLQTGDPGLYGALIELVQPLDAAGVPVGVVPGVSSAMASAAAAVESLTLPEVTQTVIFTRVEGRTPMPEGESLEALAAHHSTLCIFLSITLLGKVTAALAAAGWSPDAPVVVVHKASWPGEEKIVRGTVATIQALCREARIATQSMIIASPTLGARQWTRLAKSKLYDASFTHRFRRASVPAETLRQELP, from the coding sequence ATGAACGAGCGAGCCATCGCTCCAGGCAGTGCGCCGGCGCCGGGAACCGTGTGGTTCGTCGGTGCGGGCCCGGGCGATCCGGAACTCATCACCGTCAAGGGCCGCGGCCTCGTCGAGCGCGCCGGGGCGATCCTGTTCGCGGGCTCGCTGGTGAGCGAAGCCGCGATGCGCTGGGCGCGTCCGGACTGCGCCATTGCCGACAGCAAGGACATGACGCTCGAGCAGATGTCGGCCTGGCTGATCGCGCAGGCCGCGCGCTGCGAGACCGTGGTGCGCCTGCAGACCGGCGATCCGGGCCTGTACGGCGCGCTGATCGAGCTGGTGCAGCCGCTGGATGCGGCGGGCGTGCCGGTCGGGGTGGTGCCGGGCGTGTCCTCCGCCATGGCATCGGCGGCCGCGGCGGTGGAAAGCCTCACGCTGCCCGAGGTCACGCAGACCGTGATCTTCACGCGCGTCGAAGGCCGCACGCCGATGCCCGAGGGCGAGTCGCTCGAGGCGCTGGCCGCGCACCACAGCACGCTGTGCATCTTCCTGAGCATCACGCTGCTGGGCAAGGTCACGGCCGCGCTCGCGGCCGCCGGCTGGTCGCCCGATGCGCCCGTGGTGGTGGTCCACAAGGCGAGCTGGCCCGGCGAAGAAAAGATCGTGCGCGGCACGGTCGCGACCATCCAGGCGCTGTGCCGCGAGGCCCGCATCGCAACCCAGTCGATGATCATTGCCAGCCCCACGCTGGGCGCGCGGCAGTGGACCAGGCTCGCCAAATCCAAGCTCTACGACGCGAGCTTCACGCACCGCTTCCGGCGCGCGAGCGTTCCCGCCGAAACCCTGCGCCAGGAACTTCCATGA
- the cobJ gene encoding precorrin-3B C(17)-methyltransferase: MSGKISLVGIGPGHHDHMTGRALAAIAEADVVVGYSTYIKLVADLLEGKEVIRKGMTEELDRAVNALERAREGKKVALISSGDAGVYGMAGPTYEVLFQAGWTPDAGIAVEVVPGASAINACAALVGAPLTHDFCSISLSDLLTPWPVIARRLDAVAAADFVVALYNPKSGRRTQQIVQAQQLFLRHRRPDTPVAVVKSAYRRRERIELTTLAHMSECDIGMLTTVLIGNSHTFVQHGLMVTPRGYANKYDLDDGGNTRSGEKPGRSLSTGLLGWMANLRADHAEGASAAALAVQHRLPADYIEAVLAAPAEEESAAAAPLEEAQE; the protein is encoded by the coding sequence ATGAGCGGCAAGATCTCGCTGGTCGGCATCGGCCCCGGCCACCACGACCACATGACGGGCCGCGCGCTGGCCGCGATCGCCGAAGCCGACGTGGTGGTCGGCTACAGCACCTACATCAAGCTGGTGGCCGACCTGCTCGAGGGCAAGGAGGTGATCCGCAAGGGCATGACCGAGGAACTCGACCGCGCCGTCAACGCGCTCGAGCGCGCCCGCGAAGGCAAGAAGGTGGCGCTGATCTCCAGCGGCGACGCCGGTGTCTACGGCATGGCCGGACCGACCTACGAGGTGCTGTTCCAGGCCGGCTGGACGCCGGACGCGGGCATCGCCGTCGAGGTGGTCCCCGGCGCGTCGGCCATCAACGCCTGCGCGGCGCTGGTGGGCGCGCCGCTCACGCACGACTTCTGCTCGATCTCGCTGAGCGACCTGCTCACGCCCTGGCCCGTGATCGCGCGGCGGCTCGACGCGGTGGCGGCGGCCGACTTCGTGGTGGCCCTGTACAACCCGAAGAGCGGACGGCGCACGCAGCAGATCGTGCAGGCGCAGCAGCTCTTCCTGCGGCACCGGCGGCCGGACACGCCGGTGGCGGTGGTCAAGTCGGCCTACCGCCGGCGCGAGCGCATCGAGTTGACCACGCTCGCCCACATGAGCGAGTGCGACATCGGCATGCTGACGACGGTGCTCATCGGCAACAGCCACACCTTCGTGCAGCACGGCCTCATGGTCACGCCGCGCGGCTATGCCAACAAGTACGACCTGGACGACGGCGGCAACACGCGCAGCGGCGAGAAGCCCGGCCGCTCGCTGTCGACCGGCCTGCTGGGCTGGATGGCCAACCTGCGCGCCGACCATGCCGAAGGGGCAAGCGCCGCCGCGCTGGCGGTCCAGCACCGCCTGCCCGCCGACTACATCGAGGCCGTGCTGGCCGCACCGGCCGAGGAAGAAAGCGCCGCGGCCGCGCCGCTCGAGGAGGCGCAGGAATGA
- a CDS encoding precorrin-8X methylmutase, producing MKPASSTAANVVTEQLTAAGRAIEHDSFAVIDREVASHVYTADQWPVVRRMIHANADFDFNGLTDFHPEAVDAAIAAIRSRASRVLADVEMICVGLSAPRLAHFGMGTHQFISDPDVISQAMAEGTTRAVQAMRKAHRLGLVDGAIVGIGNAPTALIEIVRLIHEEGARPALVVGMPVGFVSAAESKDLVALENDVPWIVIRGRKGGSTLVVAAIHALLGLAEAREHAA from the coding sequence ATGAAGCCGGCGTCTTCCACGGCGGCCAACGTCGTCACCGAGCAGCTCACCGCGGCGGGCCGTGCCATCGAGCACGATTCCTTCGCGGTGATCGACCGCGAGGTGGCATCGCATGTCTACACCGCCGACCAGTGGCCCGTGGTGCGCCGCATGATCCATGCGAACGCCGACTTCGACTTCAACGGCCTGACCGACTTCCATCCTGAAGCGGTCGACGCCGCCATCGCCGCCATCCGCTCGCGCGCCAGCCGCGTGCTGGCCGATGTCGAGATGATCTGCGTCGGCCTCTCGGCCCCGCGCCTGGCCCACTTCGGCATGGGCACGCACCAGTTCATCAGCGACCCGGACGTGATCTCGCAGGCGATGGCCGAAGGCACCACGCGCGCGGTGCAGGCCATGCGCAAGGCGCATCGCCTGGGGCTGGTCGACGGCGCGATCGTCGGCATCGGCAATGCACCGACCGCGCTGATCGAGATCGTGCGGCTGATCCACGAAGAGGGCGCGCGCCCCGCGCTGGTGGTCGGCATGCCGGTGGGCTTCGTGTCGGCGGCCGAGTCGAAGGACCTGGTCGCGCTCGAAAACGACGTGCCCTGGATCGTGATCCGCGGACGCAAGGGCGGCTCCACGCTGGTGGTGGCCGCGATCCACGCGCTGCTGGGCCTGGCCGAGGCGCGCGAACACGCCGCATGA
- a CDS encoding cobalt-precorrin-5B (C(1))-methyltransferase: MMDKGAPRGTRTGFTTGACSAAAARAAVIGLVTGQVPGEVECLLPNGDLVRFAVHDGRVDGASAHAMVIKDAGDDPDCTDKAHLTADVRLLPELAGQVVLAGGAGVGTVTMPGLGLAVGGPAINPVPRRNIEANVRAVGAALLDEVGLEVAISVPQGEEMAKKTLNARLGILGGISILGTTGIVKPYSTAAYRASVVQGVQVAGTLGHGVVVLTTGGRTEKFVMAEMPELPEPAFVQMGDFLRYAMGAAVKAGIRKVVIGGMVGKLTKIAQGETITHAGRAEVDTGLLAELAAGLGAPPEVCEAIRGNETARYAGERMDALGLGTAFHTALAQRVIQTLRTRYPDQFELKVLVCDFEGRKIAEAP, translated from the coding sequence ATGATGGACAAGGGCGCGCCCCGCGGCACCCGCACCGGTTTCACGACCGGTGCGTGTTCGGCCGCGGCGGCGCGCGCGGCGGTGATCGGCCTGGTCACGGGCCAGGTGCCCGGCGAGGTCGAGTGCCTGCTGCCCAACGGCGACCTCGTGCGCTTCGCGGTGCACGACGGCCGCGTCGACGGCGCGAGCGCGCATGCGATGGTCATCAAGGACGCCGGTGACGACCCCGACTGCACCGACAAGGCCCATCTCACGGCCGACGTGCGCCTACTGCCCGAGCTCGCGGGCCAGGTGGTGCTGGCCGGCGGCGCCGGCGTGGGCACCGTCACCATGCCGGGCCTCGGGCTCGCCGTGGGCGGCCCCGCCATCAACCCGGTGCCGCGCCGCAACATCGAGGCCAACGTGCGCGCGGTGGGCGCGGCGCTGCTCGACGAGGTCGGCCTCGAAGTCGCCATCTCCGTGCCGCAGGGCGAGGAGATGGCCAAAAAGACGCTCAACGCGCGCCTGGGCATCCTCGGCGGGATCTCGATCCTGGGCACGACCGGCATCGTCAAGCCGTACTCCACCGCCGCCTACCGTGCGAGCGTGGTGCAGGGCGTGCAGGTGGCGGGCACCTTGGGCCACGGCGTGGTCGTGCTCACGACCGGCGGGCGCACCGAGAAATTCGTGATGGCCGAAATGCCGGAACTGCCCGAGCCGGCCTTCGTGCAGATGGGCGACTTCCTGCGCTATGCGATGGGCGCCGCGGTCAAGGCCGGGATCCGGAAAGTGGTGATCGGCGGCATGGTGGGCAAGCTCACCAAGATCGCGCAGGGCGAGACCATCACCCACGCCGGCCGGGCAGAGGTCGACACCGGCCTGCTGGCCGAACTGGCCGCCGGACTCGGCGCACCGCCCGAGGTGTGCGAGGCGATCCGCGGCAACGAGACCGCCCGCTATGCCGGCGAGCGCATGGACGCGCTCGGGCTCGGCACCGCCTTTCACACGGCGCTGGCGCAGCGCGTCATCCAGACGCTGCGCACGCGCTACCCCGACCAGTTCGAACTGAAGGTGCTGGTCTGCGACTTCGAAGGCCGAAAGATCGCGGAGGCCCCGTGA
- a CDS encoding CbtA family protein — MIFQRLIWCALAVAVLVGSVQTGVQQWQATPIIQAAESYESQKAAPLPDHGHDAAHAHGAAADEVQWQPQDGAERSFWSWVANMLHAFSMALLVLAAMGVCLWRDARMRSLPLALLVSAAGWLIFHFWPSLGLPAEIPGMDAARLGSRQGWWVLAAAGAALACISLAGLRSALRWPAAAAWLALPFVVGAPQAAGDPFAGFGAEAQAALRMLDARFIWATTWISLSFWASTGVACGLAFERWLRPALAAAFGASRTAPALEVNP; from the coding sequence ATGATCTTCCAACGATTGATCTGGTGCGCACTGGCGGTGGCCGTGCTGGTGGGCAGCGTGCAGACCGGCGTGCAGCAGTGGCAGGCCACGCCGATCATCCAGGCGGCCGAAAGCTACGAGTCGCAGAAGGCCGCGCCCCTGCCGGACCACGGCCATGACGCGGCGCATGCCCACGGCGCGGCCGCGGATGAAGTGCAGTGGCAGCCCCAGGACGGTGCCGAGCGCAGCTTCTGGAGCTGGGTCGCCAACATGCTGCATGCCTTCAGCATGGCGCTGCTGGTGCTCGCGGCGATGGGCGTCTGCCTCTGGCGCGACGCCCGCATGCGCTCGCTGCCGCTGGCGCTGCTGGTGTCTGCCGCCGGCTGGCTGATCTTTCACTTCTGGCCCTCGCTCGGGCTGCCGGCCGAGATCCCCGGCATGGATGCGGCCCGGCTGGGTTCGCGCCAGGGCTGGTGGGTGCTGGCCGCGGCCGGCGCGGCGCTGGCCTGCATCTCGCTCGCGGGGCTGCGCAGCGCCTTGCGCTGGCCCGCGGCCGCGGCCTGGCTCGCGCTGCCCTTCGTGGTGGGTGCGCCGCAGGCCGCGGGCGATCCTTTCGCGGGCTTCGGCGCCGAGGCACAGGCCGCACTGCGGATGCTCGATGCGCGCTTCATCTGGGCGACCACCTGGATCTCGCTGAGCTTCTGGGCCTCGACGGGCGTGGCCTGCGGCCTGGCGTTCGAGCGCTGGCTGCGGCCGGCGCTGGCCGCTGCGTTCGGTGCTTCGCGCACTGCGCCGGCACTGGAGGTGAATCCATGA
- a CDS encoding cobalamin biosynthesis protein, protein MSTVRYAIGLGCDRGTPRHTLQQAIDEALAGIGAQLAQVAAAASIDLKADEPGLLALAAAHGWALRFYPAAQLAEVPVPHPSETVRRHTGTPSVSEAAALLAGGGLPMAALVVPKHRHRGTDGRHATVSIARMS, encoded by the coding sequence ATGAGCACCGTGCGCTACGCCATCGGCCTGGGCTGCGACCGCGGTACGCCCCGGCACACGCTGCAGCAGGCGATCGACGAGGCGCTGGCCGGCATCGGCGCGCAGCTCGCGCAGGTGGCCGCGGCCGCCAGCATCGACCTGAAGGCCGACGAGCCCGGCCTGCTGGCGCTGGCCGCGGCCCATGGTTGGGCGCTGCGCTTCTATCCCGCCGCGCAGCTGGCCGAGGTGCCCGTGCCGCATCCGTCGGAAACGGTGCGCCGCCACACCGGCACGCCTTCGGTCAGCGAGGCGGCCGCGCTGCTGGCCGGCGGCGGCCTGCCGATGGCGGCGCTGGTCGTCCCCAAGCACAGGCACCGCGGCACCGACGGGCGCCACGCGACGGTCTCGATCGCGCGCATGTCCTGA
- a CDS encoding CbtB domain-containing protein → MNTSSTHTTSHTGGFAHAGTPRSLLLQLAGAAALGLFVLYGVAFAESPLAHNAAHDVRHVTVKPCH, encoded by the coding sequence ATGAACACCTCCTCCACGCACACCACTTCCCACACCGGCGGCTTCGCCCATGCCGGCACGCCGCGCAGCCTGCTGCTGCAACTGGCCGGCGCCGCGGCGCTGGGCCTGTTCGTCTTGTATGGCGTCGCCTTCGCCGAAAGCCCGCTCGCGCACAACGCCGCGCACGACGTGCGCCACGTCACGGTCAAGCCCTGCCACTGA
- the cbiE gene encoding precorrin-6y C5,15-methyltransferase (decarboxylating) subunit CbiE encodes MTHKCRILGVLDDGDASLGRSAMAHLQQAQLVIGAARTLALFAPHIAPGAVQRDLTGALSQVPEWIRAAQAEERRVVVLATGDPLCHGIAAFLAARLCIEAIEVIPNVSTLQLACARLGLPWQEMKFASVHAKDAGDWLPGSPPAHGLYALLRDIRQHDRLAVLTSPDNTPDRIARMLVAEGLADDFEMAVAERLCQPEERVVSGMRIAAAAQMRFADPNVVLLWRTRLRAPQVLFGLPDASFEQRHPEKGLITKNEVRAVSLARMQLRADSVVWDIGAGSGSVGLEAARLCWRGHVYAIEKNADDSAIVARNRQAMGISNHSLVHGKAPEGLAAWADPDAVFIGGSGGELAELIALVLRRLRPGGWLVMNFVTIENLAGAVEALKAQGASWDVLQLQASRSKPILHMHRLAAENPVWLVCAQRTEVRVLTGGAA; translated from the coding sequence ATGACCCACAAATGCCGCATCCTCGGCGTGCTGGACGATGGCGATGCGAGCCTCGGGCGCAGCGCGATGGCCCATCTGCAGCAGGCGCAGCTGGTGATCGGCGCCGCACGCACGCTGGCGCTGTTCGCGCCGCACATCGCACCCGGCGCGGTGCAGCGCGACCTCACCGGCGCACTGTCGCAGGTGCCCGAATGGATCCGCGCCGCGCAGGCCGAGGAACGCCGCGTGGTCGTGCTGGCCACCGGCGATCCGCTGTGCCACGGCATCGCGGCCTTCCTGGCCGCGCGCCTGTGCATCGAGGCGATCGAAGTCATTCCGAACGTGTCGACGCTGCAGCTGGCCTGCGCGCGCCTCGGCCTGCCGTGGCAGGAGATGAAGTTCGCCTCGGTGCATGCGAAGGACGCGGGCGACTGGCTGCCGGGTTCGCCGCCCGCGCACGGCCTTTACGCGCTGCTGCGCGACATCCGCCAGCACGATCGCCTCGCGGTGCTCACCAGCCCCGACAACACGCCCGACCGCATCGCGCGCATGCTGGTGGCCGAGGGCCTGGCCGACGATTTCGAGATGGCCGTCGCCGAGCGCCTCTGCCAGCCCGAGGAGCGCGTGGTCAGCGGCATGCGCATCGCGGCGGCGGCACAGATGCGCTTTGCCGACCCGAACGTGGTGCTGCTCTGGCGCACCCGGCTGCGCGCGCCGCAGGTGCTGTTCGGCCTGCCGGACGCGAGCTTCGAACAGCGCCATCCCGAGAAGGGCCTGATCACCAAGAACGAGGTGCGCGCCGTCTCGCTCGCGCGCATGCAGCTGCGCGCCGACAGCGTGGTGTGGGACATCGGCGCGGGCTCCGGCTCGGTCGGGCTGGAGGCGGCGCGGCTGTGCTGGCGCGGCCATGTCTACGCGATCGAGAAGAACGCGGACGACAGCGCCATCGTCGCGCGCAACCGGCAGGCCATGGGCATCAGCAACCACAGCCTGGTGCACGGCAAGGCGCCCGAGGGCCTGGCGGCCTGGGCCGATCCGGACGCGGTCTTCATCGGCGGCTCCGGCGGCGAACTGGCCGAGCTCATCGCGCTGGTGCTGCGGCGGCTGCGCCCGGGCGGCTGGCTGGTGATGAACTTCGTGACCATCGAGAACCTCGCAGGTGCGGTCGAGGCGCTCAAGGCGCAGGGTGCGAGCTGGGACGTGCTGCAGCTGCAGGCCTCGCGCAGCAAGCCGATCCTGCACATGCACCGGCTCGCGGCCGAGAACCCGGTGTGGCTGGTCTGTGCGCAAAGGACGGAGGTCCGCGTGCTGACGGGCGGTGCGGCATGA
- the cobI gene encoding precorrin-2 C(20)-methyltransferase produces the protein MTAPGMLHGVSLGPGDPDLITRRAWSLLTRADAVWTYPVRSLRKESYALDIALRAGLSAPAQHQALLFPMTHDAEKLARHWLKAAETVQALLATGQDVLFLVEGDASTYASFCYLARVLRELDPAARIEVVPGVTSFNAACARLQLPLSEQDDTVAIVPAAYGIAAVEKMLDDFDTLVLMKVKPLLDDLIDLLARRGLLAHSRFIEKAGSPVERIVHDVASLKGSKVNYLSLLLVKNPGRERGELVRGCRKKTSTEIEEDENPNDE, from the coding sequence ATGACGGCACCCGGCATGCTCCACGGCGTATCGCTCGGCCCGGGCGATCCGGACCTGATCACGCGCCGCGCCTGGTCCCTGCTGACGCGCGCCGACGCGGTCTGGACCTACCCCGTGCGCAGCCTGCGCAAGGAAAGCTACGCGCTCGACATCGCGCTGCGCGCCGGGCTTTCGGCGCCCGCGCAGCACCAGGCGCTGCTGTTCCCGATGACGCACGACGCCGAGAAGCTCGCGCGCCATTGGCTGAAGGCCGCCGAGACCGTGCAGGCGCTGCTGGCGACCGGGCAGGACGTGCTGTTCCTGGTCGAGGGCGATGCCTCCACCTACGCAAGCTTCTGCTACCTGGCGCGCGTGCTGCGCGAACTCGACCCGGCCGCGCGCATCGAGGTGGTGCCCGGTGTCACCTCCTTCAACGCAGCCTGCGCGCGCCTGCAGCTGCCGCTCTCGGAGCAGGACGACACCGTAGCCATCGTACCGGCGGCCTACGGCATTGCCGCGGTCGAGAAGATGCTGGACGACTTCGACACGCTGGTGCTGATGAAGGTCAAGCCGCTGCTGGACGACCTGATCGACCTGCTGGCGCGGCGCGGCCTGCTCGCGCACAGCCGCTTCATCGAGAAGGCCGGCTCGCCGGTCGAACGCATCGTGCACGACGTGGCCAGCCTGAAAGGCAGCAAGGTCAACTACCTGTCGCTGCTGCTGGTGAAGAACCCCGGCCGCGAACGCGGCGAACTGGTGCGCGGCTGCCGCAAGAAAACCAGCACCGAAATCGAAGAGGACGAAAACCCGAATGACGAATGA
- a CDS encoding sirohydrochlorin chelatase, which produces MNSETILLVGHGSREKSGNDEIEAFAAQWRERQPGWRIEVCFIEFSEITMSEGLRRAAESARRVIVVPLILNAAGHVKMDIPQAIDGARLKYPMVQFLYAPHLTACDPILAVLRRRLKDAMQALDMPDPTTTGVVILGRGSSDRQANGDMAKMARWLMEETDHELVDLAFTGITYPRLERAVQRQSLLGMKQVVVLPYYLFNGTLVERIARQVEHLKAQYPTIRFVSTRYFGFEPEIFALLEQRVDDLRRGAPAALMPCDGCKFRDFAVEHGLGGHHHGDAAAHGHDHHHDHGHDHDHDHAHGHTHAHDPVPVLR; this is translated from the coding sequence ATGAACTCCGAAACCATTCTGCTGGTGGGCCACGGCTCGCGCGAAAAATCCGGCAACGACGAGATCGAGGCCTTCGCCGCGCAATGGCGCGAGCGGCAGCCGGGCTGGCGCATCGAGGTCTGCTTCATCGAGTTCTCCGAGATCACGATGAGCGAGGGCCTGCGCCGCGCCGCCGAGAGCGCGCGGCGCGTGATCGTGGTGCCGCTCATCCTCAATGCCGCGGGCCACGTGAAGATGGACATCCCGCAGGCCATCGACGGCGCCCGCCTCAAGTACCCGATGGTGCAGTTCCTCTATGCGCCGCACCTCACGGCCTGCGACCCGATCCTCGCGGTCCTGCGGCGCCGCCTCAAGGACGCGATGCAGGCGCTCGACATGCCCGACCCGACCACCACCGGCGTGGTGATCCTGGGGCGGGGTTCGTCGGACCGCCAGGCCAACGGCGACATGGCCAAGATGGCGCGCTGGCTGATGGAGGAGACCGACCACGAGCTGGTCGACCTTGCCTTCACGGGCATCACCTACCCGCGCCTGGAGCGGGCCGTGCAGCGCCAGAGCCTGCTGGGCATGAAGCAGGTGGTGGTGCTGCCGTACTACCTGTTCAACGGCACGCTGGTCGAACGCATCGCGCGCCAGGTCGAGCACCTGAAGGCGCAATACCCGACGATCCGTTTTGTCTCCACGCGCTACTTCGGCTTCGAGCCCGAGATCTTCGCGCTGCTGGAGCAGCGCGTGGACGACCTGCGGCGCGGCGCGCCGGCCGCGCTCATGCCCTGCGACGGCTGCAAGTTCCGCGACTTCGCGGTGGAACACGGGCTGGGCGGCCATCACCACGGCGACGCGGCGGCGCATGGCCACGATCACCACCACGATCACGGCCACGACCACGACCACGACCACGCGCATGGCCACACCCATGCGCACGATCCGGTGCCGGTGCTGCGATGA
- a CDS encoding cobalamin biosynthesis central domain-containing protein, with protein MTNEAAPRVVLVAITKHGAQQTAGLARLLPEASVCVGYKFAPLMAGLPNPVRAYAGAFRDEIAALFADFDQIVFFVSLGAVVRLIAPHLKSKDEDPGVLVVDDAAQFVIPVLSGHVGGANAMAEQVAALLDATPVLTTASDVGKTIPVDILGRELGWKVEAPKINITRVSAHVVNGEPVAVVQEAGSTDWWNRPTPLPANIHRFARFDDVDLARFKAVLWITQAEVSAERWRTLAERLVVYRPPQ; from the coding sequence ATGACGAATGAAGCCGCACCCCGCGTGGTGCTCGTGGCCATCACCAAGCACGGCGCGCAGCAAACGGCCGGACTGGCCCGCCTGCTGCCCGAGGCCAGCGTGTGCGTGGGCTACAAGTTCGCGCCGCTCATGGCCGGCCTGCCCAACCCGGTGCGCGCCTACGCGGGTGCCTTCCGCGACGAGATCGCGGCGCTGTTCGCGGACTTCGACCAGATCGTGTTCTTCGTCTCGCTCGGCGCCGTGGTGCGCCTGATCGCGCCACACCTCAAGAGCAAGGACGAAGACCCGGGCGTGCTAGTGGTGGACGACGCCGCGCAGTTCGTGATTCCGGTGCTCTCGGGCCACGTGGGCGGCGCCAACGCGATGGCCGAGCAGGTCGCCGCGCTGCTGGATGCCACGCCCGTGCTGACCACCGCGTCGGACGTGGGCAAGACCATCCCGGTCGACATCCTCGGGCGCGAACTCGGCTGGAAGGTGGAGGCGCCCAAGATCAACATCACGCGCGTCTCGGCCCATGTCGTGAACGGCGAGCCGGTCGCGGTGGTGCAGGAAGCGGGCAGCACTGATTGGTGGAACCGCCCGACTCCCCTGCCCGCCAACATCCACCGCTTCGCGCGCTTCGACGATGTGGATCTCGCGCGCTTCAAGGCCGTGCTGTGGATCACGCAGGCCGAAGTGAGCGCCGAGCGCTGGCGCACGCTGGCCGAGCGGCTCGTCGTCTACCGGCCGCCGCAATGA